DNA from Neoarius graeffei isolate fNeoGra1 chromosome 17, fNeoGra1.pri, whole genome shotgun sequence:
GGTCTGTAAGTACCAAGATCTGTTTACAGTTTGGTAATAAAAGTGTTACATTACTCCCGTGAAACCCTGGCTGAAAATAGTGACTGGTAATACGCACAATATAGTTTAATATTatacagacatgagtgttttactgggaaatacaccacttgtgtttttcatccgagctccatccgggacatggagaaccaaaaccgtgacataaatctctatctgtcacttgtgaggaaatcgatgagttgttttgataaatttaggtaccttttgtttgtgaatgtgtcgatataataaaaaggaaaTCACACCCTGgcctgaaaatatgaagtttatcttcttgtgttgaaaaaactctgatttttcagacgaaatacattgtggatcttagtgacatatttaaataatattggctggtgttgagtggtatatcagatatattccattcagctagcaggatactgaaaagccagctaatattattattattaaacatacgcattcctttcgggtgttcggtgcgtctttctcttttaaaattctctcagaatcttctgtatttaacgaagcaaacctggcggccatgcacgtttgtttacaaattgtcccagtcgctcgctagcacggaagttttacgtctctgacgtgtgacgtcatgttgtcttgacaactgtgcaatatcgtaaaccatattcaacgctcattctccattgggtagagcgacgtaacacacgtaggataagtgatatgctaacaatattgcatgctatcgaaccaaatgaatgaaacctgctagaagggaatagaacacgtttttatttgatcgaaaaagtgtcctgtatgtataataattctgcatgtttcactctgatgacatcactcccagtgttttcccgctgactaaacacgcgttgtcaaaatgatgaaccggttcaaaattaaaactcttttgattaactggcgttttttgttttttttgtctatgtgtctgtataatataaaaaacattacatggtggcgcaaagacatgaagtttatcttttcgtgtTGAAAAACATATCcctcgctcactcgtgaatatatacattcaccactcgaagataaatttcatatcttcaccgTGTAACATCctcgatatacactaccgttcaaaagtttggggtcacccagacaattttgtgttttccatgaaaagtcacacttttatttcccaccataagttgtaaaatgaatagaaaatatagtcgagacatttttctggccattttgagcatttaatcgaccccacaaatgtgatgctccagaaactcaatctgctcaaaggaaggtcagttttatagcttctctaaagagctaaactgttttcagctgtgctaacatgattgtacaagggttttctaatcatccattagccttctgaggcaatcagtgcgtttacatgcacatagagaaaatcgaatttctgccgttgctcgactgaaatcaaagttctaaatgccatggaaacaccttagctaggctgaaattgaaccgaacttgatttctcgtaatcgagctacacgacctagattatgcgatttttgccgagctacttagtgcatgtaaaccctatcgagctacgtagtcgagctacttacttcagcactgccccttccggaagtgacgagtgacgagaccacaagcgggaaacacaacagcctcggtcggcatgacaacagtagtagcgagcagcagaagaggtcaggaggaacaaacgaagaagagaaaatggcgagcagaaacgtgcacttctggagcaatgaggagacagagttcatgctcattcagcttaaggagttgaatatattaaaattcatggacgggagaaaaacacgcaatggagaacacggaactgataactttgtttacactcttgaatagctcttcttcatgacgacaactggaagtgtaccaacacgatggggtgtgtagcgccacctgtggctcgggtgcacaatgtacctcacacaatagctcgatttccttgtgtgcatgtaggattggatttctctggcacccctgctgggaccctttgctcgattaccgacagcagctcgatttggatgtgcatgtaaacatactgaatgagcaaacacattgtaccattagaacactggagtgatagttgctggaaatgggcctctatacacctatggagatattgcaccaaaaaccagacatttgcagctagaatagtcatttaccacattagcaatgtatagagtggatttctgattagtttaaagtgatcttcattgaaaagaacagtgcttttctttcaaaaataaggacatttcaaagtgaccccaaacttttgaacggtagtgtatgaactTTAAAGCAGTCCAGCGTAGCATCACCTTCAATCAGACTTGTTCTGTTCCGTTTCATCCTGACCTGGAGATCCTGTCTTTTTGACATACTGTGAAAAAGAAATGGAGAAAGATTAATCCATCAGTGGATAGATAatctgtaaggaataaaacatgctgttacaggagaataatcaaaacttcaccatatcgaaAAAAATGACCCTTCTGTGGTGCATTCAGCTCAATTactttcagagctgctgttatagaaaattaatcaacacctcctgaccaatcagaataaaaaaaacacaacttGATAACAACTTGACTGCAGCTTCAAAAAAGGAAAacatttgaccataatgtccctctCAACCCCTTGTTTAATAAAACATGGTGATAAAAATCTGTAACTCAGATTCCAGTGGTTTAACCACTTTTCTTTCACCTCACAACTCTACTGACGTTCACCTTGTTTAAGATCCAGTCAGCATCAGAAATCGCTCGCTGGATGATCATACGAATTCGTTCCGGGTCATCTTCATCTGCGTGACTATTGTAACTCTGTACAGGACAACACAATCTGTTATGAAAATTCAATATGACGATGCAGTAAACATGATGTAATCTGGTGACTCCTCACCACTATCTGAACATGCATCAGATATTTTCTTCTGAAAACTGGTGATAACTTTTAGACCCTGGGTaaaagaaacatctcatctcatctcattatctctagccgctttaccctgttctacagggtcgcaggcgagctggagcctatcccagctgactacgggcgaaaggcggggtacaccctggacaagtcgccaggtcatcacagggctgacacatagacacagacaaccattcacactcacattcacacctacgctcaatttagagtcaccagttaacctaacctgcatgtctttggactgtgggggaaaccggagcacccagaggaaacccacgcggacacggggagaacatgcaaactccacacagaaaggccctcgccggccacggggctcgaacccggaccttcttgctgtgaggtgacagcgctaaccactacaccaccgtgccgcccctgttcaaagatcagaatgggaaaaattgtgatctcaaaatgtgactttctttcactgtttcATGGGTGTCGgtctgagccagatggactggtttgacaatttcagaaagtgctgatctcctggggtttgttttcacacacaacagtctctagagtttacacagaatggtgcaaaaaacaaaaaaaacattgagtgagtgagtgagcgagcgacagttctgtgggtgaaaagtaaacaaatgccttgttgataagagaggtcagagatcagaaaatgaccagattggttcgagctttttggccaggaaggatatagtaactcatataattactctttacaactgtggtgagcagaaaagcatctcagcatgcaacagcagaagaacacattgggttccagtcctgtagccaagaacagggatcttaaaccacactcacaacccgctgtacgtgctactacgggcggtctacgggaaaaaatttggcaaaaccgtgcttgagacttgcatgacatttgcgtgtgttcagcgccgtagaaggtcgcagactggccatggagacttttggtcctgcactggcaaattctacgggtctggcgaaaaatcaagaacacatccactacgtacgggacccatactccttttgtacacctgaaccaagtcagcagcgtggctagtaggggctttttgcgaagaCAGTAAGATGcacgagtgacgcacggtcattgtacgagtgacgtgcctcagaagtactacacaagtacaaccccgattccaaaaaagttgggacaaagtacaaattgtaaataaaaacggaatgcaatgatgtggaagtttcaaaattccatattttattcagaatagaacatagatgacatatcaaatgtttaaactgagaaaatgtatcatttaaagagaaaaattaggtgattttaaacttcatgacaacaacacatctcaaaaaagttgggacaaggccatgtttaccactgtgagacatccccttttctctttacaacagtctgtaaacgtctggggactgaggag
Protein-coding regions in this window:
- the lyrm9 gene encoding LYR motif-containing protein 9, which translates into the protein MTPLPGAEFVRTPVQLYRYLLRCCKLLPSPAAQAHYRHTVRQSYNSHADEDDPERIRMIIQRAISDADWILNKYVKKTGSPGQDETEQNKSD